From a region of the Nonlabens sp. Hel1_33_55 genome:
- a CDS encoding ribonucleoside-diphosphate reductase subunit alpha produces MKEQNTTTREQQELKVDANQKLVDARKEALNTAKPKQEKGFKWLNKNSRNFLEAGYLTPGATPEGRIREIAERAETILGIPGYADKFFGYMSEGFYSLASPVWSNFGKRRGLPISCFGSHIDDDIGNILYSQSEVGMMSKLGGGTSGYFGKIRHRGAAIKNNGEASGAVHIMRLFESMVDVVSQGSVRRGRFSPYLPVEHPDINEFLEIGTEGNPIQELTHGVTVTNAWMEDMIAGDEKKRTIWARVLQSRGEMGYPYIFFTDNANNNAADVYQDKKMPIYASNLCTEIMLPSSDEYSFVCVLSSINLLHYDKWKDTDAVETMVYFLDAVITEFLEKLEAYRDSDKLDDRQTFLFMERAYNFAKDNRSLGLGALGWHSLLQSRKLPFNSQEAFNLNSEIFKALKDKSYKASEELAQKFGEPELLKGYGRRNATLNAVAPTTSSAFILGQVSQGIEPIWSNIYVKDIAKIKTTIKNPYLVELLEEKGMNTKEVWHDIRNHDGSVQHLDFLTDNERAVFKTYSELDQMDIIYQAANRQNHIDQGQSVNIIVHPDMATKDVNKIHITAWKLGLKSLYYQHSMNAAQKFKQKKECVSCEA; encoded by the coding sequence ATGAAAGAACAGAATACCACGACAAGAGAACAACAAGAATTAAAAGTTGATGCCAATCAAAAACTGGTAGACGCCAGAAAAGAAGCACTTAATACCGCAAAACCTAAACAGGAAAAAGGTTTTAAATGGCTCAATAAAAATAGTCGCAACTTTCTAGAAGCAGGTTATTTGACACCAGGTGCGACACCAGAAGGTCGCATAAGAGAAATCGCAGAACGTGCAGAAACGATCTTGGGAATTCCAGGATATGCAGATAAATTCTTCGGTTATATGAGTGAAGGGTTTTACTCGCTGGCATCGCCAGTGTGGTCCAACTTTGGGAAGCGTCGTGGCTTGCCTATCAGTTGTTTTGGTTCTCATATCGATGACGATATAGGTAATATTCTTTATTCTCAATCTGAGGTTGGGATGATGTCTAAGCTAGGAGGTGGTACTTCAGGTTACTTTGGAAAGATTCGTCACCGTGGTGCTGCGATAAAGAACAATGGTGAAGCCTCTGGTGCAGTTCATATCATGAGATTGTTTGAATCAATGGTAGATGTGGTAAGTCAAGGTAGCGTACGTCGTGGACGCTTCTCACCATACCTTCCAGTAGAACATCCAGATATTAACGAGTTCCTAGAAATTGGAACTGAAGGAAATCCTATTCAAGAGTTGACTCACGGTGTGACGGTGACTAATGCATGGATGGAAGATATGATCGCAGGCGATGAGAAAAAACGTACCATCTGGGCACGTGTACTGCAATCTCGTGGTGAAATGGGCTATCCTTACATCTTCTTTACAGACAACGCAAACAACAACGCTGCAGACGTCTATCAGGACAAAAAGATGCCTATCTATGCAAGTAACTTGTGTACAGAAATCATGTTACCATCGAGTGATGAGTATTCATTCGTTTGTGTACTGTCCAGTATAAACTTGTTACACTACGATAAGTGGAAGGACACAGATGCAGTAGAAACAATGGTTTACTTCCTTGATGCTGTGATTACAGAATTCTTGGAAAAACTGGAAGCTTACCGTGATTCTGATAAACTGGATGATCGTCAGACGTTCTTATTTATGGAGCGTGCCTACAATTTTGCTAAGGACAACCGTTCCTTAGGATTGGGAGCACTGGGATGGCACTCGCTGTTGCAGTCAAGAAAACTACCCTTCAATAGTCAGGAAGCTTTCAATTTAAATAGCGAGATATTCAAGGCGCTTAAAGACAAGAGTTACAAAGCAAGTGAAGAGTTGGCGCAAAAATTCGGTGAGCCGGAATTGCTTAAGGGCTACGGTCGTAGAAATGCAACACTTAACGCTGTGGCACCAACCACATCCAGTGCATTTATTTTAGGTCAGGTTTCTCAAGGTATTGAGCCTATCTGGTCCAATATTTATGTGAAGGACATTGCCAAAATCAAAACTACTATCAAAAATCCATATCTAGTGGAATTGTTGGAAGAAAAAGGAATGAATACCAAAGAGGTATGGCATGACATACGCAACCATGATGGTAGTGTACAGCATCTTGATTTCTTGACAGATAACGAGAGAGCAGTATTCAAAACATACAGCGAGCTGGATCAAATGGATATTATCTATCAAGCGGCGAACCGTCAGAATCACATTGACCAAGGACAGTCCGTGAACATCATCGTTCACCCAGATATGGCGACTAAAGATGTGAACAAGATCCACATTACTGCATGGAAGTTAGGTTTGAAGTCTTTATATTACCAGCACAGTATGAACGCCGCACAGAAGTTCAAGCAGAAGAAAGAATGTGTAAGCTGCGAGGCTTAA
- a CDS encoding ferritin-like domain-containing protein, giving the protein MNYTDKIGNKLNELLEKNYDAEAGYKLAKEKVNNSRLENFFDTQQKERYNFGHELKTEMKTWGQEPDKGTSVKGDMHRTWMNIKSTFSNNKEEAILEEAIRGEKKAVEEYNEIINDTDLPASTKTILTNHRNRIQETLNNVNVMEATH; this is encoded by the coding sequence ATGAACTACACAGACAAAATAGGAAATAAACTAAACGAACTACTAGAAAAGAATTATGATGCTGAAGCTGGATACAAACTAGCTAAGGAAAAAGTAAACAATTCTAGATTAGAAAATTTTTTTGATACCCAACAAAAAGAAAGATACAATTTCGGGCATGAATTAAAAACTGAAATGAAAACTTGGGGACAAGAGCCAGATAAAGGGACAAGTGTGAAAGGAGATATGCACCGCACATGGATGAATATTAAATCCACATTTTCCAATAATAAGGAAGAGGCGATTCTAGAAGAAGCCATTCGTGGAGAGAAAAAAGCGGTAGAGGAATATAATGAGATCATTAATGATACAGATTTGCCCGCATCCACAAAAACGATTCTAACAAATCATAGAAATCGTATTCAAGAGACATTAAATAATGTCAATGTGATGGAAGCAACACACTAG
- a CDS encoding ribonucleotide-diphosphate reductase subunit beta produces the protein MEITQIRKRDFSVKPFDLNNITNAVFKALSAVNSGTKEDAQNVALAVYKTLMKRKEIDPNYIPTIEQVQDIVENKLMDTEFHEAAKAYILYRNQRAIERKTDIFEKRVNLKPYEYPQLYEYVPAIRHSYWIHTEYNFTSDIQDFKSRLTPLEQSAIKNTMLAISQIEIAVKSFWGDLYHRMPKPEIGAVGSTFAESEVRHADAYSHLIEILGLNEEFKNLKKKPVIMKRVQYLETALRNSKADDDQSYAEAVLLFSLFIEHVSLFSQFLIIMGFNKHKNMLKGISNVVEATSKEEQIHGDFGIDLIKILRDEKPEWFTEEYHERIKQMCIKSFESESALVDWIFEEGELDFLPKAVVNEFIKNRFNNSLASIGIDRVFEIDQELIAQTEWFDDEIIATKHGDFFVKRSINYTKRAQSVTKDDLF, from the coding sequence ATGGAAATTACACAAATCAGAAAAAGAGACTTTAGCGTTAAACCCTTTGATCTCAACAATATAACAAACGCGGTGTTCAAGGCATTGAGCGCTGTGAATTCTGGGACAAAAGAAGACGCGCAAAATGTCGCATTAGCCGTTTACAAAACCTTGATGAAAAGGAAGGAAATTGATCCCAATTACATTCCTACCATCGAACAAGTTCAAGACATCGTTGAGAACAAACTCATGGACACTGAGTTTCATGAAGCGGCAAAAGCTTATATCCTATATCGTAATCAACGTGCCATAGAGCGCAAGACTGATATTTTTGAAAAGCGTGTCAACCTAAAGCCATACGAGTACCCACAACTGTATGAATATGTTCCTGCCATAAGACACTCTTATTGGATCCATACCGAGTATAATTTTACTAGTGACATTCAGGATTTCAAATCCAGATTGACACCGCTAGAGCAAAGTGCGATCAAAAACACCATGCTTGCGATTTCACAAATAGAGATTGCTGTCAAGTCGTTCTGGGGTGATTTGTACCACCGCATGCCTAAACCAGAAATAGGCGCTGTAGGTTCCACATTTGCAGAAAGTGAAGTGCGCCATGCAGATGCCTACTCACACTTGATTGAGATTCTAGGGTTGAATGAGGAGTTTAAAAACCTCAAGAAAAAACCTGTCATCATGAAGCGTGTGCAATATCTGGAAACAGCATTGCGCAACTCAAAAGCAGACGATGACCAGAGCTATGCAGAAGCAGTTTTGCTTTTCAGCCTTTTCATCGAGCATGTTTCCCTTTTCTCACAGTTCCTGATCATCATGGGCTTTAACAAGCACAAGAATATGTTGAAGGGAATTTCCAATGTGGTAGAAGCCACTAGTAAGGAAGAGCAAATCCATGGTGACTTTGGTATTGACTTGATCAAAATCTTACGTGACGAGAAGCCAGAATGGTTTACAGAAGAGTACCATGAGCGCATCAAGCAAATGTGTATCAAATCCTTTGAGTCAGAAAGTGCTCTTGTGGACTGGATATTTGAAGAAGGAGAACTGGACTTCCTGCCTAAAGCGGTAGTAAACGAGTTTATCAAAAACCGATTTAATAATTCACTTGCCAGTATAGGCATTGACCGTGTGTTTGAAATCGACCAAGAACTCATCGCACAAACGGAATGGTTTGACGATGAAATTATTGCAACAAAACATGGAGACTTCTTTGTGAAGCGATCCATCAACTATACCAAGAGAGCCCAAAGTGTAACCAAAGACGACCTATTTTAA
- a CDS encoding ferritin-like domain-containing protein — protein sequence MSYTDEVGKKLNALLEKNYDAEAGYKTAKDQVDNTVLKDFFGKQAQERYNFGHELKAELKSFGQEPDKGTSLAGDAHRAWMNIKSTFSANSADSILEEAIRGEKSAIEEYNEIINDSTLPPSTKGVLTKHRDNIQSALTNVKSLEKTW from the coding sequence ATGAGCTATACAGATGAAGTAGGAAAAAAATTAAATGCATTGTTAGAAAAGAACTACGATGCAGAGGCAGGTTACAAAACTGCAAAGGATCAAGTTGATAATACTGTGTTGAAGGATTTCTTCGGGAAGCAGGCGCAGGAGCGTTACAACTTTGGACATGAATTGAAGGCAGAGCTTAAAAGCTTTGGCCAAGAGCCAGATAAGGGAACGAGTCTAGCGGGTGATGCACACCGTGCATGGATGAATATTAAATCCACATTTTCTGCAAACAGTGCAGACAGCATTCTTGAAGAAGCTATACGTGGTGAGAAATCTGCTATTGAAGAGTATAACGAGATCATTAACGACAGCACATTGCCACCTTCTACAAAAGGTGTATTGACAAAGCACAGAGATAATATCCAGAGCGCTTTGACAAATGTGAAGTCATTGGAGAAGACTTGGTAA